TTCATAACAGATGAGTTAAGTGCCATTGAAAATGAATTGCCTGATCCTCAGCAAAATGAATATGGTAGAGCTGACAAAGCTGCCCTGTGGATGCTGCAAGCAAAATTATATCTTAATGGAGAGGTTTATACTGGTACAGACTATTATACTGAAGCAGTTACAGCATTAGAAAAAGTATTAAATGGCCCATATTCCATTGAAGGAGATTATCAATTGAATTTTAGAGCAGATAATCACACAAGCAATGAGCTGATTTTTACTTTACCTTCAGATGGTATCCAGACCCAAGGATATGGAAGTACAACGTTTTTAATCAACGGTTCAATGGGCGGTAATATGGTATCTGCTGATTACGGTACTAGTGGAGCTTGGGCAGGTTTAAGGACTACTAAAAACTTGATTCAATTGTTTCCTGATGAAACAGGTGATATTGATAATAGGGCTATATTTTTCACTGATGGGCAGTCTTTAGAGATCGCTGATTTAACCGTTTTCACGGAAGGCTATGCAGTTCCAAAATATACAAATTTGACCACCGATGGAGAACAGGGAAGTAATACTGAATTCGCAGATACTGATTATCCCATGTTTAGATTAGCAGATGCGTACTTAATGTATGCAGAAGCTGTTTTGAGAGGTGGAGGCGGCAGTGAAGCCACAGCTTTAGGCTTCATTAATGAACTAAGACAAAGAGCTTATGGTGATAATTCTGGGAACATTGCTGCAGGAGATTTGACATTGGATTTCATCTTGGATGAAAGAGCTAGAGAATTATATTGGGAAGGTCATAGAAGAGCTGATTTGATTCGATTCGGTCTTTATACAGGCG
This is a stretch of genomic DNA from Marivirga harenae. It encodes these proteins:
- a CDS encoding RagB/SusD family nutrient uptake outer membrane protein, whose amino-acid sequence is MKKFIYIILAGFTLSCTDLDLRPEFGETANIAFQDVKNLERYMAKIYASYSLTGQQGPAGDADLALVNDEGFTSYIRAYWKAQELTTDEAVIAWQDAGIQDLNTHSWSSDNQFVRVLYYRLFLIISYSNDFLEQSTDDLLADYGYDEQERALAQSYRSEVRFLRALAYWHALDLFRNIPIVTSITTDFPVQDNPEEVFNFITDELSAIENELPDPQQNEYGRADKAALWMLQAKLYLNGEVYTGTDYYTEAVTALEKVLNGPYSIEGDYQLNFRADNHTSNELIFTLPSDGIQTQGYGSTTFLINGSMGGNMVSADYGTSGAWAGLRTTKNLIQLFPDETGDIDNRAIFFTDGQSLEIADLTVFTEGYAVPKYTNLTTDGEQGSNTEFADTDYPMFRLADAYLMYAEAVLRGGGGSEATALGFINELRQRAYGDNSGNIAAGDLTLDFILDERARELYWEGHRRADLIRFGLYTGGEYTWPWKGNNIDGTSISNHLEIFPIPATDLAANPELEQNDGY